A stretch of the Vigna radiata var. radiata cultivar VC1973A chromosome 7, Vradiata_ver6, whole genome shotgun sequence genome encodes the following:
- the LOC106765983 gene encoding pentatricopeptide repeat-containing protein At2g13600-like, producing the protein MTLFLRINFVGTWKRSRWKRKESFRLFTTQLQSSEPHVGYVISTNISIAQRFKMGNLEEARHLFDQMPQRTVSSWNTMISGYSQWGRYPEAMNLVSLMHRSRVTLNEVSFSAVLSACARSESLLLGKQVHSLLLKSGFEKFGLVGSALLYFCLQCCGIREAEVVFEELRDGNQVLWSLMLAGYVQRDMMGDATDMFEKMPSRDVVAWTTLISGYAKREGGCERALDLFGSMRRSSEVVPNEFTLDCVVRVCARLGVLCVGRVVHGLCIKGGFDFDNSIGGALTEFYCDCEAIDDAKRVYESMGGETCLNVANSLIAGLVSKVRMEEAEFVFNDLRDTNPVSFNLMIKGYAMNGQFEKSKRIFEKMSPKTLTSLNTMIYVSSKSGDLDEAVKLFDKTKGERNYVTWNSMMSGYIINGRHKEALNLYVTMRRLSVDYSRSTFSVLFRACSCLCSFRQGQLLHAHLTKTPFQVNVYVGTALVDFYSKCGHLADAQRSFNSIFSPNVAAWTALINGYAYHGLGSEAVLLFRSMSHQGVVPNAATFVGVLSACNHAGLVGEGLRIFHTMQRCYGVTPTIEHYTCVVDLLGRSGLVKEAEEFIIKMPIEADTIIWGALLNASWFWKDMEVGEKAAEKLFSLDPNPTFAFVVLSNMYAILGRWGQKTKLRKRLQSLELRKDPGCSWIELNNDIHLFSVEDKTHPYSDVIYATVDHITSTINSIIPFNFIHNSNFG; encoded by the coding sequence ATGACTCTGTTTCTCCGTATCAACTTTGTGGGCACCTGGAAGCGCAGCCGTTGGAAACGGAAAGAAAGTTTCCGACTTTTCACGACACAGTTGCAATCTTCGGAGCCCCATGTCGGTTACGTCATCTCCACCAACATTTCCATCGCTCAACGCTTCAAAATGGGAAATCTCGAAGAAGCCCGCCACCTGTTCGATCAAATGCCACAGCGAACAGTTTCTTCCTGGAACACCATGATTTCTGGGTACTCCCAATGGGGGAGGTACCCTGAGGCTATGAACCTTGTTTCCCTCATGCATCGCTCCCGTGTCACGCTCAATGAGGTTTCTTTCTCTGCGGTGTTGAGCGCGTGTGCGCGGTCTGAGTCCTTGCTTCTTGGAAAGCAGGTTCATTCCCTGCTTTTGAAATCTGGGTTTGAGAAGTTTGGCCTTGTGGGGAGTGCTTTGCTGTATTTTTGTTTGCAATGCTGTGGTATCAGAGAAGCTGAGGTAGTTTTTGAGGAGCTGCGTGATGGGAACCAAGTGTTGTGGAGTTTGATGCTTGCGGGTTATGTGCAGCGTGACATGATGGGTGATGCTACGGACATGTTTGAGAAAATGCCGTCGCGGGATGTTGTGGCTTGGACTACATTGATCTCAGGGTATGCTAAGAGGGAAGGTGGGTGTGAGAGAGCTTTGGATTTGTTTGGGAGTATGAGAAGGAGTTCCGAGGTGGTGCCTAATGAGTTCACTTTGGATTGTGTAGTGAGGGTTTGTGCTAGACTTGGGGTTCTGTGTGTAGGGAGGGTTGTTCATGGGCTTTGCATTAAGGGtgggtttgattttgataactCAATTGGTGGTGCGCTTACTGAGTTTTATTGTGATTGTGAAGCTATTGATGATGCTAAGAGAGTTTATGAGAGCATGGGGGGAGAAACTTGTTTGAATGTTGCTAACTCACTGATTGCGGGCCTTGTCTCAAAAGTAAGGATGGAAGAAGCTGAATTTGTCTTTAATGATTTGAGAGATACAAATCCTGTTTCGTTTAATCTGATGATCAAAGGTTATGCTATGAATGGTCAGTTCGAAAAATCAAAGAGgatttttgagaaaatgagTCCCAAGACTTTAACATCTTTAAATACTATGATTTATGTGTCTTCCAAAAGTGGTGATCTTGATGAAGCCGTGAAGCTTTTTGACAAAACTAAAGGGGAAAGAAACTACGTCACATGGAACTCAATGATGTCGGGTTATATCATTAATGGTCGGCACAAGGAGGCATTGAATTTATATGTGACTATGCGCAGATTATCAGTTGACTACAGTAGATCGACATTCTCTGTCCTATTTCGTGCTTGCTCTTGTCTTTGTTCTTTCCGACAAGGACAGTTACTTCATGCTCACTTGACCAAAACGCCATTCCAAGTAAATGTTTATGTTGGGACTGCTCTTGTAGATTTCTATTCCAAATGTGGTCACTTGGCTGATGCTCAAAGATCATTCAACAGCATTTTTTCACCCAATGTAGCAGCATGGACAGCTCTTATAAATGGTTATGCATATCACGGGCTGGGATCTGAGGCAGTTTTACTCTTCCGCTCGATGTCACATCAAGGAGTTGTTCCAAATGCAGCTACTTTTGTTGGTGTTCTCTCTGCTTGTAACCATGCCGGTCTAGTCGGCGAAGGTTTGAGAATTTTCCACACAATGCAAAGATGTTATGGGGTAACCCCGACAATAGAACATTACACATGTGTGGTGGATCTCCTTGGTCGATCAGGCCTTGTAAAAGAAGCCGAAGAGTTTATCATAAAAATGCCGATTGAAGCAGATACGATAATTTGGGGAGCTTTGCTTAATGCTTCATGGTTCTGGAAGGACATGGAAGTGGGGGAGAAAGCTGCTGAGAAGTTGTTCAGTTTGGATCCCAACCCAACTTTTGCTTTTGTTGTTCTCTCCAACATGTATGCCATACTAGGTAGATGGGGACAGAAGACAAAGCTTAGGAAAAGATTGCAGAGTTTGGAATTAAGAAAAGATCCAGGGTGCAGTTGGATAGAATTGAATAACG
- the LOC106767295 gene encoding CCG-binding protein 1 — translation MKATLLRPCCTPLFLDAHSNRTTSTRHASFVVCSSSRNQPYIPKLEPFSRTKFERAVKDPPLIEKSEKELSDYCLTLEGEESYSCWQAYFELKDLEKESPKKDIERLILETGGVKSLIGCLHGIANMQKVKKDGIKLSKDVKSEEGERQCPIPDGLPKSDDELREEEEAKMPDSPYTKLLRTMGRHPAWYSPAPDHETD, via the exons ATGAAGGCAACGCTGCTTCGTCCATGTTGTACTCCTCTGTTTCTCGACGCCCATAGCAACCGAACCACTTCAACCAGACACGCTTCCTTTGTTGTTTGTTCTTCATCCAGGAACCAACCCTATATCCCCAAGCTTGAACCTTTTAGCCGAACCAAGTTCGAAAGGGCTGTTAAAGACCCTCCTCTGATCGAAAAATCCGAGAAAGAGCTCTCAG ATTATTGTTTAACTCTTGAAGGTGAGGAATCCTATAGTTGCTGGCAGGCTTATTTTGAGCTGAAAGATCTTGAA AAAGAGAGCCCAAAAAAAGACATAGAGAGGTTGATTCTGGAGACTGGTGGTGTGAAATCCTTAATAGGATGTTTGCATGGGATTGCAAACATGCAGAAAGTGAAGAAAGATGGGATAAAGTTGAGTAAGGATGTGAAATCAGAGGAAGGTGAGAGACAGTGTCCTATACCTGATGGTTTGCCAAAATCTGATGATGAACTGAGGGAAGAGGAAGAAGCAAAAATGCCTGATTCACCATACACCAAGCTTTTAAGAACCATGGGAAGGCACCCTGCATGGTATTCTCCAGCACCTGACCATGAAACAGATTGA
- the LOC106765984 gene encoding uncharacterized protein LOC106765984, with translation MRMEELQNSLEAHEQRLIERRNADKSTNQGINQALQARSDQKVKGRGSGRGRGCSRSGRGRGKNTNSYEKFKEENISVEKDVNKRGGRQSKGRGRKICHKRNIQCYTCKKYGHYYAECWHNEDMKKNKNDEAANLAQNTGDSESDHVLLMSTIKQAKVDLCWRMTWDRCEKETNHALGRCDGEPEHVLLSNKMSHASDDGEPQHVLLLNETRHAVDDSCSWYLDMRYSNHMTRRREWLVNLDSSLKSCVSFADNSSIMAEGIDRVLIACKNGKIAYMDDVLYVSTMKSNLLSLGQLLEKGYTMSMHQNHIKVFDRKQHPVIKAPLSRNRTFKVNLNAVEIQYLSTMNDDEERWV, from the coding sequence ATGAGGATGGAAGAACTGCAGAATTCATTGGAAGCACATGAGCAGAGGCTGATTGAGAGAAGAAATGCGGATAAAAGCACAAATCAAGGCATAAATCAAGCCTTGCAAGCCAGATCTGATCAAAAAGTAAAAGGTCGTGGATCTGGAAGAGGCAGAGGGTGTTCAAGAAGTGGACGAGGTAGAGGAAAAAATACAAATTcctatgaaaaattcaaagaagaaaatattagtGTCGAGAAAGATGTAAACAAAAGAGGCGGAAGACAGTCCAAGGGTAGAGGTAGAAAGATCTGTCATAAAAGGAACATTCAATGCTACACGTGCAAGAAATATGGCCACTATTATGCAGAGTGTTGGCACAATGAAGAtatgaagaagaacaagaatgATGAAGCGGCGAATCTTGCACAAAACACAGGTGATTCGGAGTCTGACCATGTGTTATTAATGAGCACGATAAAGCAAGCTAAAGTAGATTTATGTTGGAGAATGACATGGGACAGGtgtgaaaaagaaacaaatcatGCGCTGGGTAGGTGTGATGGAGAACCTGAACATGTGTTGTTGTCAAACAAAATGAGCCATGCATCAGATGATGGAGAACCTCAACACGTGTTGCTATTAAACGAAACAAGACATGCAGTGGATGACTCATGCAGTTGGTATTTGGACATGAGGTACTCTAATCACATGACGAGAAGAAGAGAATGGTTGGTGAATCTTGACTCAAGCCTAAAAAGTTGTGTGAGTTTTGCGGATAATAGCTCGATTATGGCGGAAGGGATTGACAGAGTCTTGATCGCATGCAAGAATGGCAAGATTGCCTACATGGATGATGTGTTATATGTTTCGACAATGAAGAGCAATCTGTTGAGTTTGGGACAACTCCTGGAGAAAGGGTATACAATGTCAATGCACCAAAATCACATAAAGGTGTTTGACAGGAAACAACACCCAGTGATCAAAGCTCCACTTTCCAGGAACAGAACATTCAAGGTAAACTTGAATGCTGTAGAAATACAATACTTATCCACCATGAATGACGACGAAGAAAGATGGGTATGA
- the LOC106768514 gene encoding uncharacterized protein LOC106768514: MESVNDLIQEAKLRTLWWALCIFAVSYFLTHTSKSMWMNLPMSIIFVAGLRILFKRVEFRWKVQQPKPLTYLSHLEKKQLSLKDSRLTSLPPPAKWKRKIDSPVVEAAMREFIDKILKDFVVDLWYSEITPDKEFPEQIRAIIMDVLAEISGRVKEINLVDLLTRDLVDLIGDHIELFRRNQAAIGVDVMKTLSSEERDDRLKFHLLNSKELHPALISPESEYKVLQQLMSAVLATVLRQREAQCPVIRSIARELLTCLVMQPIMNLASPGYINELIEALILLLNDDGTEGMVSNQSTNVAGHHGHSVASESGPNNLTPSNKQPSLNQGTDMVLAKMSDQGGTSLQGNVLHQESSQTRPADWARMLEVATQRRTEILMPENLENMWTKGRNYKRKENKIIKAGFQDLPAKSPSTDSSLPQRKLAQETSASKRGKYEVAEGKSSLPPLHALGSDSLQSIATAKISESSQNPDKELSFVKDLATDGYKSPLKRSSSASSLGILTNKGGPIIPEFYNPEFERHGEGFRGKSSSDMVVRKEVPLVPKLRCRVLGAYFEKLGSTCFAVYSIAVTDAQNKTWFVKRRYRNFERLHRHLKDIPNYTLHLPPKRIFSSSTDDAFVHQRCIQLDKYLQDLISIANVAEQHEVWDFFSVSSKNYSFGKSPSVMKTLAVNVDDAMDDIVRQFKGVSDGLRRKVVGSSSLMSEGSSTSTVTWNLTLNSDEIDKIIPRQGTAESVLSSDNEEGEKNNNFDDESIVREVAQDSGSHYDNALILKGYSPPLNNRDEESSNLDFDRKHDMVVEARVGNDVPTTNFILIHDNSEDPIGGPPEWTPSNVSVPILDLVDNIFQLKKRGWIRRQVYWMSKQILQLVMEDAIDDWLVRQIHWLRREETVAQAIRWVQDVLWPGGTFFLRVGTPRTISSDSDEMPSQTKSRSGGSNFSKSESGSFEQQLEAARRASDIKKLLFDGAPTTLVSLIGHKQYRRCARDVYYFTQSNICVKQLAYAILELVLVSIFPEMRSVVLSIHQPLKSSST, translated from the exons ATGGAGAGTGTGAATGATCTGATCCAAGAGGCCAAGCTCCGCACTCTCTGGTGGGCCCTATGTATATTCGCTGTTTCCTATTTCCTAACTC ATACAAGTAAATCAATGTGGATGAATCTACCCATGTCGATCATATTTGTTGCGGGGCTGCGTATTCTTTTTAAAAGGGTGGAGTTCCGTTGGAAGGTTCAACAGCCTAAACCGCTGACCTATTTATCTCATTTGGAGAAAAAGCAGTTGTCTTTGAAGGATTCGCGTCTCACTAGTTTACCCCCCCCTGcaaaatggaagagaaaaatcgATTCCCCTGTTGTGGAGGCTGCAATGAGAGAGTTCATTGATAAGATTTTGAAGGATTTCGTGGTTGATTTGTGGTACTCAGAAATTACTCCTGACAAGGAGTTTCCAGAGCAGATTCGGGCAATAATCATGGACGTTCTAGCTGAAATATCTGGAAGGGTTAAAGAGATAAACCTGGTTGACTTGCTGACAAG GGATTTGGTTGATTTAATAGGTGATCATATAGAACTTTTCAGAAGAAATCAAGCTGCTATAGGTGTTGATGTTATGAAAACATTATCTTCTGAGGAGAGGGATGACAGATTAAAATTCCATCTATTGAATTCTAAGGAGCTACATCCGGCACTAATATCTCCTGAGAGTGAGTACAAG GTTCTTCAGCAGCTAATGAGTGCAGTTTTAGCTACCGTACTAAGACAACGGGAAGCTCAGTGTCCTGTGATTCGTTCTATAGCTCGAGAATTATTAACTTGCTTGGTAATGCAACCTATTATGAATTTGGCAAGCCCTGG GTATATTAATGAACTGATTGAAGCTCTTATTCTTCTCCTTAATGATGATGGTACGGAAGGTATGGTTAGTAATCAGTCAACTAATGTAGCAGGTCATCATGGACATTCTGTTGCCAGTGAGAGTGGACCCAACAATCTCACACCCTCTAATAAGCAACCATCATTAAATCAAGGTACTGATATGGTATTGGCTAAAATGAGTGATCAAGGAGGGACATCATTGCAAGGTAATGTTCTCCATCAAGAATCTTCACAGACCAGGCCTGCTGATTGGGCACGAATGTTGGAGGTTGCAACTCAGAGGAGAACTGAAATTCTTATGCCTGAGAATCTGGAGAACATGTGGACAAAGGGAAGGAATTACAAAAGGAAAGAGAACAAAATTATCAAAGCTGGCTTTCAGGATCTTCCTGCCAAGAGTCCCTCTACAGACAGTTCACTGCCTCAGAGAAAACTGGCTCAGGAAACATCAGCAAGTAAACGTGGAAAATATGAAGTTGCAGAGGGGAAGTCTTCTCTTCCACCATTGCATGCCTTGGGTTCAGATTCCCTACAAAGTATTGCAACTGCAAAAATTTCGGAATCCTCTCAAAACCCTGACAAAGAATTATCTTTTGTAAAAGATCTTGCTACTGATGGTTATAAAAGTCCACTGAAGAGGTCCAGTAGTGCTTCTTCCTTGGGAATCCTAACTAATAAAGGAGGCCCCATAATTCCAGAGTTTTATAACCCCGAATTCGAGAGGCATGGTGAAGGATTTCGGGGAAAAAGTTCTTCTGACATGGTTGTTAGGAAAGAAGTGCCGTTGGTTCCTAAGCTCCGGTGCCGG GTGTTGGGAGCATATTTTGAGAAACTTGGCTCCACATGTTTTGCTGTTTATTCAATTGCAGTGACTGATGCACAAAATAAAACTTGGTTTGTAAAAAGAAG ATACAGAAATTTTGAGCGATTGCATCGGCACCTTAAAGATATTCCCAATTACACACTGCATTTGCCTCCTAAAAGGATATTTTCCTCAAGCACAGATGACGCTTTTGTACATCAACGTTGCATTCAACTTGATAAATATCTCCAG gATCTCATATCAATAGCTAATGTTGCCGAACAACATGAAGTATGGGATTTCTTTAGTGTTTCCTCAAAG AACTACTCATTTGGGAAATCTCCTTCAGTGATGAAGACCTTGGCAG tcAATGTAGATGATGCAATGGATGATATTGTACGCCAGTTTAAAGGGGTTTCAGATGGTTTGAGGCGAAAAGTCGTTGGTTCATCATCCCTCATGAGTGAGGGATCTTCTACATCTACTGTCACATGGAACTTGACCTTGAATTCAGATGAAATTGACAAAATCATTCCAAGGCAAGGTACTGCAGAAAGTGTGTTAAGCTCTGATAATGAGGAAGGTGAAAAGAACAACAATTTTGACGATGAGAGTATTGTTAGAGAAGTAGCACAAGATAGTGGATCGCATTATGACAATGCATTGATCTTAAAGGGTTACTCACCTCCATTAAACAACCGTGATGAAGAGTCCAGCAACTTGGATTTTGATAGAAAGCATGATATGGTGGTGGAAGCTAGGGTTGGCAATGATGTTCCTACTACGAATTTCATTCTGATTCATGATAATTCAGAGGATCCAATTGGAGGGCCACCTGAG TGGACCCCATCTAATGTTAGTGTCCCTATTTTGGACTTGGTTGACAACATATTTCAGCTTAAGAAAAGAGGCTGGATAAG AAGGCAAGTCTATTGGATGTCAAAACAGATATTACAACTAGTGATGGAAGATGCAATTGACGATTGGCTCGTGCGACAGATACATTGGCTCCGGAGAGAGGAAACTGTTGCCCAGGCGATTCGATGGGTCCAAGAT GTTCTTTGGCCAGGTGGTACGTTTTTCTTAAGAGTAGGGACTCCTCGGACGATAAGTAGTGACAGTGATGAAATGCCTTCTCAAACAAAAAGCAGATCAGGTGGAAGCAACTTCTCAAAATCTGAGTCTGGCTCTTTTGAGCAACAGCTTGAGGCTGCTCGTAGAGCAAGTGACATCAAGAAATTGTTGTTTG ATGGAGCTCCAACAACTTTAGTCAGCCTAATCGGCCATAAGCAGTACAGACGTTGTGCCCGAGATGTATACTACTTTACTCAG TCTAATATATGTGTGAAGCAACTTGCATATGCAATTTTGGAACTTGTACTTGTATCCATCTTCCCTGAGATGCGGAGTGTTGTGTTGAGCATTCACCAACCCTTAAAGAGTTCTTCTACATGA